A genomic stretch from Saccharomyces paradoxus chromosome XVI, complete sequence includes:
- the ODC1 gene encoding mitochondrial 2-oxodicarboxylate carrier (Mitochondrial inner membrane transporter~similar to YPL134C), translating to MTSIDNKPLPFIYQFTAGAIAGVSELLVMYPLDVVKTRMQLQVTTKSNPVVAAAKVAADHYTGVMDCLTKIVKKEGFSHLYKGITSPILMEAPKRAIKFSGNDTFQTFYKKVFPTPNGEMTQKIAICSGASAGAVEAFIVAPFELVKIRLQDVNSQFKTPIEVVKNSVVKGGVLSLFNGLEATIWRHVLWNAGYFGIIFQVRKLLPAAKTSTEKTRNDLIAGAIGGTVGCLLNTPFDVVKSRIQRSSGPLRRYNWSLPSVLLVYREEGFKALYKGFAPKVMRLAPGGGLLLVVFTNVMDFFREVKYGKKQ from the coding sequence ATGACTTCTATAGATAATAAACCTTTGCCGTTCATATACCAGTTCACAGCGGGTGCCATTGCCGGCGTCTCAGAGCTGTTGGTGATGTATCCATTAGACGTGGTGAAGACAAGAATGCAATTGCAAGTCACCACCAAAAGCAACCCGGTTGTTGCTGCGGCGAAGGTAGCAGCGGACCACTACACGGGCGTGATGGATTGTCTTACAAAAATTGTCAAGAAGGAAGGGTTTTCTCATCTTTACAAAGGTATCACCTCACCTATATTAATGGAAGCTCCAAAAAGAGCAATTAAGTTCTCTGGAAACGATACATTTCAAACGTTTTATAAAAAGGTTTTCCCCACTCCCAATGGGGAGATGACTCAAAAAATTGCTATATGTAGCGGTGCGTCTGCTGGTGCTGTGGAAGCCTTTATCGTCGCGCCTTTTGAACTGGTAAAGATCAGGTTACAGGATGTGAATTCACAGTTCAAGACCCCAATTGAAGTGGTAAAGAACAGTGTTGTAAAAGGCGGTGTTTTGTCGCTTTTCAATGGCCTAGAAGCCACCATCTGGAGACACGTTCTTTGGAATGCCGGTTACTTCGGTATAATATTCCAGGTTCGGAAGCTTTTGCCGGCGGCTAAGACAAGCACagaaaagacaagaaatGATTTGATCGCGGGTGCAATTGGTGGTACTGTCGGGTGTTTGTTGAATACACCATTTGACGTGGTGAAATCAAGGATTCAAAGGAGTTCCGGGCCCCTTAGAAGGTATAACTGGTCCCTGCCTTCGGTGCTTTTAGTTTACCGCGAGGAAGGGTTCAAAGCATTATATAAGGGGTTTGCGCCAAAGGTCATGAGACTTGCCCCCGGTGGTGGTTTATTATTGGTGGTTTTCACCAATGTCATGGATTTCTTCAGAGAAGTTAAGTACGGTAAGAAACAATGA
- the RDS2 gene encoding gluconeogenesis transcription factor RDS2 (Transcription factor involved in regulating gluconeogenesis~similar to YPL133C), with protein sequence MSANSGVKRASKAFKTCLFCKRSHVVCDKQRPCSRCVKRDIAHLCREDDIAVPNERPSQHESSPEDSDIIPGKYAIGAHGGNLFDHQNNSNDSVGSSGSRYGVMSSKLDSSLVNDTTSLLLPQQPVFVSENVGSEFSSLNEFLSMLENPLLTQTSLSSSSTSNVHLENGSQTTQSPLEYQNDNHRNASEISGQERGIPPIISDSFNNASKGDEQDQGKEESQILANANENSAPTPKEQFFLTAADPSTEMTPEDRLKLVINAKLEAGLLKPYNYAKGYARLQDYMDKYMNQSSKQRILKPLSTIRPAFRTIARSLKDVDLVLVEESFERMLLSYDRVFTSMSMPACLCRRTGEIYRANKEFASLVDCTVDDLRDGKLAIYELMTEESAVNFWEKYGSIAFDKGQKAVLTSCSLRTKDGIRKRPCCFSFTIRRDRYNIPICIVGNFIPLS encoded by the coding sequence ATGTCAGCAAACAGTGGTGTAAAACGAGCCAGCAAGGCTTTTAAAACctgtttattttgtaaacGGTCACATGTTGTGTGTGATAAGCAAAGGCCATGTTCTAGGTGTGTGAAGAGGGACATTGCTCATCTATGCAGGGAAGATGACATTGCAGTTCCGAATGAGAGGCCGTCACAGCATGAAAGTTCTCCGGAGGATAGTGATATTATACCAGGAAAATATGCAATTGGAGCACATGGTGGAAATTTGTTTGATCATCAGAATAACTCTAATGATTCAGTTGGTAGTAGCGGCTCCAGATATGGAGTAATGTCGTCGAAGTTAGACTCCTCCCTCGTAAATGATACAACCAGTTTGCTGCTTCCACAGCAACCTGTATTTGTGTCCGAGAATGTTGGTTCAGAATTTAGTTCTTTAAATGAATTCCTTTCTATGCTTGAAAATCCTTTGTTGACTCAAACATCATTAAGCTCTAGCAGTACGAGTAACGTTCACTTGGAAAATGGCTCACAAACTACACAATCGCCGTTAGAATACCAAAACGACAACCATAGGAATGCGAGCGAAATATCGGGACAAGAACGTGGAATACCGCCTATTATATCAGATTCCTTTAACAATGCCTCAAAAGGAGATGAACAAGatcaaggaaaagaagaatctCAAATTCTAGCCAATGCAAACGAAAATAGTGCACCGACACCGAAGGAGCAATTTTTCCTAACTGCAGCAGATCCGTCGACGGAGATGACACCAGAAGATCGGCTGAAATTGGTCATAAATGCAAAGCTTGAGGCAGGATTGTTGAAGCCATACAATTATGCCAAGGGTTACGCCAGACTACAAGACTACATGGACAAGTATATGAATCAATCATCCAAGCAAAGGATTCTGAAACCTCTATCCACCATCAGACCGGCGTTCAGAACCATTGCGCGTTCATTGAAGGATGTTGACTTAGTTTTAGTGGAAGAAAGTTTTGAGAGAATGCTATTGTCGTACGATCGTGTTTTCACCTCCATGAGCATGCCTGCGTGCTTGTGTAGGCGTACCGGTGAAATTTACAGAGCCAACAAAGAGTTTGCTTCACTAGTCGATTGCACGGTTGATGATTTACGCGATGGGAAGCTTGCAATCTACGAGTTGATGACAGAGGAAAGCGCAGTGAATTTCTGGGAAAAATACGGGTCCATAGCGTTTGATAAGGGTCAGAAGGCTGTCTTAACAAGTTGTAGTCTTCGAACCAAGGATGGAATCCGCAAACGGCCATGTTGTTTTAGTTTCACTATCAGAAGGGATAGGTACAACATCCCAATTTGCATCGTCGGGAATTTCATTCCTTTGTCATAG
- the COX11 gene encoding Cox11p (Protein required for delivery of copper to Cox1p~similar to YPL132W) → MIRISPIVRPTLPFFGTFLKSSSQLIPHTLALRRAVSKNVALRNYSVDSEQPKHTFDISKLTRNEIQQLRELKRARERKYKDRTVAFYFSSVAILFLGLAYAAVPLYRAICARTGFGGIPITDRRKFTDDKLIPVDTEKRIRISFTSEVSQILPWKFVPQQREVYVLPGETALAFYKAKNYSDKDIIGMATYSIAPGEAAQYFNKIQCFCFEEQKLAAGEEIDMPVFFFIDPDFASDPAMRNIDDIILHYTFFRAHYGDGTAVSDSKKEPEMKPDEVAASLANAAILSPEVIDTRKDSQN, encoded by the coding sequence ATGATAAGGATATCCCCAATCGTTAGACCTACACTTCCATTTTTTGGAACTTTCCTTAAATCAAGCTCTCAGTTAATACCTCATACGCTAGCTCTAAGACGGGCCGTATCAAAAAACGTTGCATTAAGAAATTATTCAGTGGATAGTGAACAACCGAAACATACATTTGATATTTCGAAACTTACTAGAAATGAAATTCAGCAATTGCGAGAGTTGAAAAGAGCAAGGGAGAGAAAGTATAAAGATCGCACCGTCGCATTTTATTTCAGCAGCGTGGCGATACTTTTCTTAGGTTTGGCATATGCAGCGGTACCACTATATAGGGCCATTTGTGCTCGTACTGGTTTTGGTGGAATTCCCATAACagatagaagaaaatttaccGACGATAAATTGATTCCTGTAGATACTGAGAAGAGAATCCGTATCTCGTTCACCAGTGAGGTGTCACAAATTTTACCGTGGAAATTCGTTCCTCAACAACGTGAGGTTTACGTTCTACCTGGTGAAACAGCTCTAGCTTTTTacaaagcaaaaaattacaGCGATAAAGATATTATTGGTATGGCTACTTATAGCATAGCGCCTGGCGAAGCGGCCCAGTACTTTAACAAGATCCAGTGTTTTTGTTTcgaagaacaaaaattagCGGCTGGTGAAGAGATAGATATGcctgttttctttttcatcgaTCCCGATTTTGCTAGCGATCCAGCCATGCGAAATATCGATGATATTATACTACATTATACCTTTTTTAGAGCGCATTATGGTGACGGTACGGCTGTAAGTGACTCTAAAAAGGAGCCTGAGATGAAACCGGACGAAGTAGCAGCATCATTGGCTAATGCTGCTAT